The following are encoded together in the Nocardioides sp. Arc9.136 genome:
- a CDS encoding CAP domain-containing protein: MLARLGTALFGLALATAVLVAPAPAGAATAAQTYAASAFATTNKVRANHDLKTLKADDCLRKAAVRQAKVMAGKSTIFHQLLGPLLDGCTLLLVGENVAYGYATGKDVVRKGWMKSPGHRANILRKGYTRMGIAARKSDDGTWYVAQVFGTPLP; this comes from the coding sequence GTGCTCGCACGTCTCGGAACCGCACTCTTCGGACTCGCCCTCGCCACCGCCGTGCTCGTCGCGCCCGCCCCGGCCGGCGCCGCCACGGCCGCGCAGACCTACGCCGCGTCCGCCTTCGCCACGACCAACAAGGTCCGCGCGAACCACGACCTCAAGACGCTGAAGGCCGACGACTGCCTGCGCAAGGCCGCCGTCCGCCAGGCCAAGGTGATGGCCGGCAAGAGCACCATCTTCCACCAGCTGCTCGGGCCGCTCCTCGACGGGTGCACCCTGCTGCTCGTGGGGGAGAACGTCGCCTACGGCTACGCCACCGGGAAGGACGTGGTGCGCAAGGGCTGGATGAAGTCGCCCGGCCACCGCGCCAACATCCTGCGCAAGGGCTACACCCGGATGGGGATCGCGGCGCGCAAGTCCGACGACGGCACCTGGTACGTCGCGCAGGTCTTCGGCACCCCGCTGCCCTGA
- a CDS encoding CpaF family protein, whose translation MSLTHPAAPARAGHHADLRTDLVEQLDQHVRELVRREGVDPQRDAAVVRRIAESVVRDHDQRSLTGQVASVPDPDSVVGELVARVSGFGPLQPFLEDAAVEEIWINDPSRVFIARNGRHELTNLVLTTAQVQELVERMLKSSGRRIDVSSPFVDAMLPEGHRLHVVLEGISRGFSAVNIRKFVLKAARLHHLVELGSLSPRAAAFLEASVRAGLNILVAGGTQAGKTTMLNCLAAAIPGGERVISAEEVFELRFPHPDWVPLQTRQAGLEGTGEVRLRELVKESLRMRPNRLIVGEVRAEECLDLLLALNAGLPGMCTIHANSAREALVKMCTLPLLAGENISARFVVPTVASSVDLVVHLGVDEHGVRRVNEVVGVPGRSENDIIETEPVFRRSGGDLRRVGGMPPRLDLFERAGIDVHAILAGPTAEGR comes from the coding sequence ATGTCACTGACCCACCCAGCCGCACCGGCGCGCGCCGGTCACCACGCGGACCTGCGCACGGACCTGGTCGAGCAGCTCGACCAGCACGTCCGCGAGCTCGTCCGCCGCGAGGGCGTCGACCCGCAGCGCGACGCCGCCGTCGTACGCCGCATCGCCGAGTCGGTGGTCCGCGACCACGACCAGCGCAGCCTGACCGGGCAGGTGGCGTCCGTGCCGGACCCGGACTCGGTCGTGGGAGAGCTGGTCGCGCGGGTCTCGGGGTTCGGACCGCTACAGCCCTTCCTCGAGGACGCGGCCGTCGAGGAGATCTGGATCAACGACCCGAGCCGGGTCTTCATCGCACGCAACGGCCGCCACGAGCTGACCAACCTGGTGCTCACCACCGCACAGGTGCAGGAGCTGGTCGAGCGGATGCTGAAGTCGAGCGGCCGGCGCATCGACGTGAGCAGTCCCTTCGTCGACGCCATGCTCCCCGAGGGGCACCGGCTGCACGTCGTCCTCGAGGGCATCAGCCGCGGGTTCTCGGCCGTCAACATCCGCAAGTTCGTGCTCAAGGCCGCCCGCCTGCACCACCTCGTCGAGCTCGGGTCGCTCAGCCCGCGCGCCGCGGCCTTCCTCGAGGCCTCCGTGCGCGCCGGCCTCAACATCCTGGTCGCCGGCGGCACCCAGGCCGGCAAGACGACGATGCTCAACTGCCTGGCCGCGGCCATCCCGGGTGGTGAGCGGGTGATCTCCGCCGAGGAGGTCTTCGAGCTCCGCTTCCCCCACCCGGACTGGGTGCCGCTCCAGACCCGGCAGGCCGGGCTCGAGGGCACCGGCGAGGTGCGGCTGCGCGAGCTGGTGAAGGAGAGCCTGCGGATGCGGCCCAACCGGCTCATCGTCGGCGAGGTCCGGGCCGAGGAGTGCCTGGACCTGCTGCTCGCCCTCAACGCCGGCCTGCCCGGCATGTGCACGATCCACGCCAACTCCGCCCGCGAGGCGCTGGTGAAGATGTGCACCTTGCCGCTGCTGGCCGGCGAGAACATCTCGGCCCGGTTCGTCGTCCCGACCGTCGCGTCCTCCGTCGACCTCGTGGTCCACCTCGGCGTCGACGAGCACGGCGTACGACGCGTCAACGAGGTCGTCGGGGTGCCGGGGCGGAGCGAGAACGACATCATCGAGACCGAGCCGGTGTTCCGGCGCTCTGGCGGCGACCTCCGGCGGGTCGGCGGCATGCCGCCCCGGCTCGACCTCTTCGAGCGCGCCGGGATCGACGTCCACGCCATCCTGGCCGGTCCGACCGCCGAGGGGCGTTGA
- a CDS encoding class F sortase: protein MPDRRPTPDRGRGRTSHWLVLVVAAALVVGGAVWLSREPGGTRVVRGEASPSSTPSPSLATTAEAVPAPGRPGAPVRLRIPDLGVDAPVEPVKAPDRTLVPPSDPQRLGWWAAGAKPGDAEGSALVAGHTVHTGGGALDDLEQVRKGSGIVVRTDRGTLRYVVERVRIYGKGRLADDAERLFSQEVPGRLVVITCEDWDGTRYLSNVVVTAVPA, encoded by the coding sequence GTGCCTGACCGGCGACCGACCCCGGACCGCGGCCGCGGCCGCACCAGCCACTGGCTGGTGCTGGTCGTGGCCGCGGCCCTCGTCGTGGGCGGAGCCGTGTGGCTCTCCCGCGAGCCCGGCGGGACCCGCGTCGTGCGCGGGGAAGCGTCCCCGTCCAGCACACCCAGCCCGTCCCTCGCCACCACCGCCGAGGCGGTCCCGGCTCCCGGTCGACCGGGCGCGCCGGTGCGGCTGCGCATCCCCGACCTCGGGGTGGACGCCCCGGTCGAGCCGGTCAAGGCCCCGGACCGCACCCTCGTCCCGCCCTCGGACCCCCAGCGTCTCGGCTGGTGGGCCGCCGGCGCCAAGCCGGGGGACGCCGAGGGCAGCGCCCTGGTCGCTGGGCACACCGTCCACACCGGCGGGGGAGCGCTGGACGACCTGGAGCAGGTGCGCAAGGGCTCCGGCATCGTGGTCCGCACCGACCGCGGCACCCTGCGGTACGTCGTGGAGCGGGTGCGGATCTACGGCAAGGGCCGGCTCGCCGACGACGCGGAGCGGCTCTTCAGCCAGGAAGTCCCCGGCCGGCTGGTCGTCATCACCTGCGAGGACTGGGACGGCACCCGCTACCTCAGCAACGTCGTCGTCACGGCCGTCCCGGCCTGA
- a CDS encoding type II secretion system F family protein — protein sequence MGALVGLGVGTGLLLVWSAFFVPRTPRTGPRRPGRTQALLTRADLRSVSPASFAVLCLVTGLVAALVVQAVSATVPVALAFGVMGGYLPVAVVSARARRRQRELAEVWPEAVDHLTSAVRAGMSLPDALAALGTRGPEALQPAFADFALDYQVTGRFGECLDRLKDRLADPVGDRVVEGLRVAREVGGGELGRLLRNLSGYLRDDLRTRSELEARQAWTVNGARLAVAAPWLVLLFMSFQSEVIRRYASPGGVVVLVVGAVTCVAAYRLMMRIGRLPVERRILS from the coding sequence GTGGGGGCGCTCGTCGGCCTCGGGGTCGGGACCGGGTTGCTGCTCGTGTGGTCGGCGTTCTTCGTGCCGCGGACGCCCCGCACGGGCCCGCGGCGGCCCGGGCGCACCCAGGCGTTGCTGACGAGGGCCGACCTGCGCTCGGTCTCCCCGGCCTCGTTCGCCGTGCTCTGCCTGGTCACCGGTCTCGTCGCGGCCCTGGTCGTCCAGGCCGTCTCGGCGACCGTGCCCGTCGCGCTCGCGTTCGGCGTCATGGGCGGCTACCTCCCCGTCGCGGTCGTCTCCGCGCGGGCCCGCCGCCGCCAGCGCGAGCTGGCCGAGGTGTGGCCCGAGGCGGTCGACCACCTCACGAGCGCCGTGCGTGCCGGCATGTCGCTGCCCGACGCGTTGGCCGCGCTGGGCACCCGTGGGCCCGAGGCGCTGCAGCCGGCGTTCGCCGACTTCGCCCTCGACTACCAGGTGACCGGTCGCTTCGGTGAGTGCCTGGACCGGCTCAAGGACCGTCTCGCCGACCCCGTCGGGGACCGGGTGGTCGAGGGACTGCGGGTCGCGCGCGAGGTGGGTGGCGGCGAGCTCGGCCGGCTGCTGCGGAATCTTTCGGGCTACCTGCGCGACGACCTGCGGACCCGTTCGGAGCTCGAGGCGCGGCAGGCCTGGACGGTCAACGGCGCCCGGCTCGCGGTGGCCGCGCCGTGGCTGGTGCTGCTCTTCATGTCCTTCCAGTCCGAGGTGATCCGGCGCTACGCCTCCCCCGGCGGGGTCGTCGTCCTGGTGGTCGGCGCGGTGACGTGCGTGGCCGCCTACCGGCTGATGATGCGGATCGGCCGGCTGCCCGTCGAGCGGCGGATCCTCTCGTGA
- the prfB gene encoding peptide chain release factor 2 has protein sequence MAGPDFDVAIKQLQATMRTIEQVLDVDAMRREIADLGEQVAAPDLWDDQANAQRVTGRLSALQGELERFTNLSDRIEDLGVLVELGQEEGDADSMAEAESELGRIRKAVEALEVRTLLNGEYDAREALVSIRAGAGGVDAADFAESLMRMYTRWAEQHKYPVEVFETSYAEEAGLKSATFAIHAPYAYGTLSVEAGTHRLVRISPFDNQGRRQTSFAAVEVVPVLEQTDEIEIPEEEIRVDVYRSGGPGGQSVNTTDSAVRLTHIPTGTVVSCQNEKSQLQNKASAMVVLKAKLLARKKAEEKAQLDEMRGDVQASWGDQMRNYVLNPYQVVKDLRTGYEVGNPSAVFDGDLDGFLEAGIRWRRGADKADEN, from the coding sequence GTGGCAGGCCCCGACTTCGACGTAGCGATCAAGCAGCTCCAGGCGACCATGCGCACCATCGAGCAGGTGCTCGACGTGGACGCGATGCGCAGGGAGATCGCCGACCTCGGCGAGCAGGTGGCGGCCCCCGACCTCTGGGACGACCAGGCCAACGCCCAGCGCGTCACCGGTCGCCTCTCCGCGCTGCAGGGCGAGCTGGAGCGGTTCACCAACCTCTCCGACCGGATCGAGGACCTCGGCGTCCTCGTCGAGCTCGGCCAGGAGGAGGGCGACGCCGACTCCATGGCCGAGGCCGAGTCCGAGCTGGGCCGGATCCGCAAGGCCGTCGAGGCGCTCGAGGTCCGCACCCTGCTCAACGGCGAGTACGACGCGCGCGAGGCGCTGGTCTCCATCCGTGCGGGCGCCGGTGGCGTCGACGCCGCGGACTTCGCCGAGAGCCTGATGCGGATGTACACGCGCTGGGCCGAGCAGCACAAGTACCCCGTGGAGGTCTTCGAGACCTCCTACGCCGAGGAGGCGGGCCTGAAGTCGGCCACCTTCGCCATCCACGCGCCGTACGCCTACGGCACGCTCAGCGTCGAGGCCGGCACCCACCGCCTGGTGCGGATCAGCCCCTTCGACAACCAGGGCCGCCGCCAGACCAGCTTCGCCGCCGTCGAGGTCGTGCCGGTGCTGGAGCAGACCGACGAGATCGAGATCCCTGAGGAGGAGATCCGGGTCGACGTCTACCGCTCCGGCGGTCCCGGCGGCCAGTCGGTCAACACCACCGACTCCGCGGTCCGCCTGACCCACATCCCCACCGGCACGGTCGTCAGCTGCCAGAACGAGAAGAGCCAGCTGCAGAACAAGGCCAGCGCCATGGTCGTGCTCAAGGCCAAGCTGCTCGCCCGGAAGAAGGCCGAGGAGAAGGCGCAGCTCGACGAGATGCGCGGCGACGTGCAGGCGTCGTGGGGCGACCAGATGCGCAACTACGTGCTGAACCCCTACCAGGTGGTCAAGGACCTGCGCACCGGCTACGAGGTCGGCAACCCCTCGGCGGTCTTCGACGGCGACCTCGACGGCTTCCTCGAGGCCGGCATCCGCTGGCGCCGCGGCGCCGACAAGGCCGACGAGAACTGA
- a CDS encoding fibronectin type III domain-containing protein: MRTMPSPRGALSALTALVLSAALAPALAPASPAAATAEPSRPRVVVDPLPDLPDGPRAARGFAPRAAYPLDRTFALHSNPGARRVVHIDVDGATVSGTAWNGGEFRFPAGFHAGWDTDGDPSSFSAGELAAVQEVWARVAEDYAPFDVDVTTEDPGEAGILRSGIDDTAYGMTALVTDSARAWDWCGRKCGGVAFVDVFDQVDRGRHRPAWIFPAGVADRPAWVAEAVSHEVGHTFGLEHDGHGDAAYHEGHGSWGPIMGAPYQRPVTQWSDGSYPGATQQQDDVALIAAKAGLRPDEGTTLPAGTAYVTRRTDTDAYDLGACTGTVTVTALPAALGADLDPRLTLVDPTGAVVAAADPSGPVAATITRAVTGAGWRVVVDGVGAPSLGYDDYGSLGAYTLAVTGCGVPAQPADEPADEPTGEPTGEPTGQPAGDPTAEPEPEPEPEPVVVERPGSVGRPTARSGARGGDATARVSWTAPTADGGAPVAAYQLVAYRVQGSKVLQTVRSEQVTGRAVVFTWRAGTRWRFAVRARNSEGWGPLGPRSRVAQVR, encoded by the coding sequence ATGCGCACGATGCCCTCCCCCCGCGGCGCGCTGAGCGCCCTCACCGCCCTCGTCCTCTCCGCGGCCCTCGCCCCGGCCCTGGCCCCCGCCTCCCCTGCGGCGGCCACGGCCGAGCCGAGCCGGCCGCGGGTCGTGGTCGACCCGCTGCCGGACCTGCCCGACGGCCCGCGCGCGGCCCGCGGCTTCGCCCCGCGCGCGGCGTACCCGCTCGACCGGACCTTCGCCCTGCACAGCAACCCCGGCGCGCGCCGGGTCGTGCACATCGACGTCGACGGCGCGACCGTCAGCGGGACCGCGTGGAACGGCGGGGAGTTCCGGTTCCCGGCCGGCTTCCACGCCGGCTGGGACACCGACGGCGACCCCTCGTCCTTCTCCGCGGGCGAGCTGGCCGCGGTCCAGGAGGTGTGGGCGCGGGTCGCGGAGGACTACGCGCCGTTCGACGTCGACGTCACCACCGAGGACCCCGGCGAGGCCGGGATCCTGCGCAGCGGCATCGACGACACGGCGTACGGCATGACGGCGCTGGTCACCGACAGCGCCCGGGCCTGGGACTGGTGCGGGCGGAAGTGCGGCGGCGTCGCCTTCGTCGACGTCTTCGACCAGGTGGACCGGGGCCGGCACCGACCGGCGTGGATCTTCCCGGCCGGCGTCGCGGACCGCCCGGCGTGGGTCGCTGAGGCGGTCAGCCACGAGGTCGGCCACACGTTCGGCCTCGAGCACGACGGGCACGGGGACGCGGCCTACCACGAGGGCCACGGCTCGTGGGGACCGATCATGGGGGCGCCGTACCAGCGCCCGGTGACCCAGTGGAGCGACGGCTCCTACCCCGGCGCGACCCAGCAGCAGGACGACGTCGCGCTCATCGCCGCCAAGGCCGGCCTGCGCCCCGACGAGGGCACGACGCTGCCGGCCGGGACGGCGTACGTCACCCGGCGCACCGACACCGACGCCTACGACCTCGGCGCCTGCACGGGCACGGTCACGGTCACCGCCCTGCCTGCGGCGCTCGGCGCCGACCTCGACCCGCGGCTGACGCTGGTCGACCCCACCGGCGCCGTGGTGGCCGCCGCCGACCCGAGCGGCCCCGTCGCCGCGACGATCACGCGAGCGGTCACCGGGGCCGGCTGGCGCGTCGTCGTGGACGGCGTCGGCGCCCCGTCGCTGGGGTACGACGACTACGGCAGCCTCGGCGCCTACACGCTCGCCGTCACCGGCTGCGGCGTCCCGGCCCAGCCGGCCGACGAGCCCGCGGACGAGCCGACCGGTGAGCCGACCGGTGAGCCGACCGGGCAGCCGGCGGGCGACCCGACCGCGGAGCCGGAGCCGGAGCCCGAGCCCGAGCCGGTCGTGGTCGAGCGGCCGGGCTCGGTCGGCCGGCCGACGGCCCGGTCGGGCGCCAGGGGCGGCGACGCCACCGCCCGGGTGAGCTGGACGGCGCCGACCGCCGACGGTGGCGCGCCGGTCGCGGCGTACCAGCTCGTGGCCTACCGGGTGCAGGGCTCGAAGGTCCTGCAGACGGTGCGCTCGGAGCAGGTCACCGGCAGGGCGGTGGTGTTCACGTGGCGCGCCGGCACCCGGTGGCGGTTCGCCGTCCGGGCGCGCAACAGCGAGGGCTGGGGCCCGCTGGGGCCCCGGTCACGCGTAGCACAGGTGCGCTGA
- a CDS encoding type II secretion system F family protein, translating to MTPAVWGGLLGATTAAGLLLVGFRVAATRRPQLDTRVLPYLRDLPRSGPSPRAVQTAPPRSVVAAVYGPLLRSAADAVERVLGGSTSVRRRLERAGLDRTVHDFRVEQVLWGLAAFALTAAYGVLDALGDPSGVASSAVLCIVAFALGVLARDSHLSGQVRSRERRILAEFPTVAELLALSVAAGESPVAALDRVVRRSGGELSTDLARVLAAVRTGEPVSAAFDRLAAATGQPLVARFAQGIAVAVERGTPLADVLHAQAADVREAGRRELIEVAARREVFMMVPVVFLVLPVTVLFAFWPGVVGLSLTTP from the coding sequence GTGACGCCGGCGGTGTGGGGCGGGCTGCTCGGCGCGACGACGGCGGCGGGGCTGCTGCTGGTCGGTTTCCGTGTCGCCGCGACCCGTCGCCCGCAGCTGGACACCCGGGTGCTGCCGTACCTCCGCGACCTGCCGCGCAGCGGCCCGAGTCCCCGCGCCGTGCAGACCGCCCCGCCGCGATCGGTCGTGGCCGCCGTCTACGGCCCGCTGCTGCGGTCGGCCGCGGACGCCGTGGAGCGGGTGCTGGGCGGGTCCACCTCGGTACGGCGTCGCCTCGAGCGGGCCGGGCTCGACCGGACGGTCCACGACTTCCGGGTCGAGCAGGTGCTGTGGGGGCTCGCGGCCTTCGCGCTCACCGCGGCGTACGGCGTCCTCGACGCGCTCGGCGATCCCAGCGGGGTCGCGTCCTCGGCCGTGCTCTGCATCGTCGCGTTCGCGCTCGGGGTGCTGGCCCGCGACAGCCACCTCAGCGGCCAGGTCCGGTCCCGGGAGCGCCGGATCCTCGCGGAGTTCCCGACGGTCGCCGAGCTGCTCGCCCTGTCCGTCGCGGCCGGGGAGAGTCCGGTCGCCGCGCTCGACCGCGTCGTGCGGCGCAGCGGCGGCGAGCTGTCGACCGACCTGGCCCGCGTGCTCGCCGCGGTGCGGACCGGCGAGCCGGTCTCCGCCGCCTTCGACCGGCTCGCCGCCGCCACCGGCCAGCCGCTGGTGGCGCGCTTCGCGCAGGGCATCGCCGTCGCGGTCGAGCGCGGCACGCCGCTGGCCGACGTCCTGCACGCGCAGGCCGCCGACGTGCGCGAGGCGGGTCGCCGCGAGCTGATCGAGGTCGCCGCGCGGCGCGAGGTCTTCATGATGGTTCCCGTCGTGTTCCTCGTGCTGCCGGTGACCGTGCTCTTCGCGTTCTGGCCCGGCGTGGTCGGGCTCAGCCTGACCACTCCCTAG